In Microbacterium enclense, one genomic interval encodes:
- a CDS encoding GNAT family N-acetyltransferase, giving the protein MTDAVTVTRNDDAHRYEIHVGEELGGFLEFRPAGPDRVVLPHTEVDPTFKGRGLGSTLASEALADLARRGDSIIPSCPFVAHYLREHDVPGLVIEWPADSDAADSADPSEPA; this is encoded by the coding sequence ATGACCGACGCAGTGACCGTGACCCGCAACGACGACGCCCACCGCTACGAGATCCATGTGGGCGAAGAGCTGGGCGGGTTCCTCGAGTTCCGCCCCGCCGGTCCCGACCGGGTCGTGCTCCCGCACACCGAGGTCGACCCCACGTTCAAGGGTCGGGGCCTCGGCTCCACCCTCGCGAGCGAGGCGCTCGCCGATCTCGCCCGCCGCGGTGACAGCATCATCCCGTCCTGCCCCTTCGTCGCGCACTACCTGCGCGAGCACGACGTGCCCGGCCTCGTGATCGAGTGGCCCGCCGACAGTGACGCGGCGGATTCGGCCGACCCCAGCGAACCGGCATGA
- a CDS encoding pirin family protein, whose product MTRLDVAPPASEGPVACDGPRALVVEAREVPLGGVRGMEVHRTLPHRALPMVGAWCFLDRFGPQETTMRVEPHPHIGLQTVTWPIIGEVRHRDAVGSDVVVRPGALNLMTSGEGIAHSEYSLGDGPVALDALQLWVALPESRRHGGPAFERHEDLPVLDLADGADAVVVMGELGSVRSPATVHTPIVGAEVRLPASVRVRIPLRPEWEYALYGMIGSADVETGMEAVDADAARRSEPVSADVDGTAHVDHSRLLYLGKGRDHVELVSAEGARVFLLGGEPFEADIVMWWNFVGRTHDEIVEARGAWEAQSPRFGQVIDHGSERIPAPPLPAVRLTPRRRR is encoded by the coding sequence ATGACCCGACTCGACGTCGCGCCGCCGGCATCCGAGGGTCCCGTCGCCTGCGACGGTCCGCGCGCCCTCGTCGTCGAGGCTCGCGAGGTGCCGCTGGGCGGCGTCCGCGGCATGGAGGTGCACCGCACGCTGCCACACCGTGCGCTGCCGATGGTCGGGGCGTGGTGCTTCCTCGACCGCTTCGGTCCGCAGGAGACGACGATGCGCGTCGAACCGCATCCGCACATCGGGCTGCAGACGGTGACGTGGCCGATCATCGGCGAGGTGCGGCATCGGGATGCCGTGGGCAGCGACGTCGTGGTGCGTCCGGGCGCGCTCAACCTCATGACCAGCGGCGAGGGCATCGCGCACTCGGAGTACTCGCTCGGAGACGGGCCGGTCGCGCTGGACGCCCTGCAGCTCTGGGTGGCGCTGCCCGAATCCCGACGGCACGGCGGCCCGGCGTTCGAGCGCCACGAGGACCTTCCCGTCCTCGACCTCGCCGACGGGGCGGACGCCGTCGTCGTGATGGGCGAGCTGGGTTCTGTGCGCTCGCCGGCGACCGTCCACACGCCGATCGTGGGCGCCGAGGTCCGGCTTCCCGCGAGTGTCCGCGTGCGGATCCCCCTCCGACCCGAATGGGAATATGCGCTGTACGGCATGATCGGTTCCGCGGATGTGGAGACCGGAATGGAGGCCGTCGATGCCGACGCTGCACGGCGCTCCGAGCCCGTGTCGGCCGACGTCGACGGTACGGCCCATGTCGATCACAGCCGCCTCCTGTACCTCGGTAAGGGCCGCGATCATGTCGAGCTCGTGAGCGCCGAGGGCGCCCGCGTGTTCCTTCTCGGCGGCGAGCCCTTCGAGGCCGACATCGTCATGTGGTGGAACTTCGTCGGCCGCACGCACGACGAGATCGTCGAGGCCCGCGGAGCGTGGGAGGCGCAGTCGCCGCGCTTCGGCCAGGTCATCGACCACGGCTCCGAGCGCATCCCCGCCCCTCCCCTGCCCGCGGTCCGCCTCACGCCGCGCCGCCGGCGCTGA
- a CDS encoding ECF transporter S component has product MAPASVLSTRVLLVCAAIGVGTGILGGAAGWLTLAVLAGAPWAYGLVLGSHVLPGIIAQQVVRRAWVALVTHVLAALVASAMAPQWTFRFLGTALLIGGIQEGVAALTRYRVWAAARFFISAVIVGIVIAVPVWFAGDIASLAPVARVAAVVISILGPVVWTAVGLGIGSGLRGAGVARGLSTPR; this is encoded by the coding sequence ATGGCCCCGGCATCCGTTCTCTCCACTCGCGTGCTGCTGGTCTGCGCGGCGATCGGGGTGGGAACGGGGATTCTCGGCGGGGCAGCCGGATGGCTGACCCTCGCGGTGCTCGCGGGAGCGCCCTGGGCGTACGGTCTCGTGCTCGGGTCGCACGTGCTGCCGGGGATCATCGCCCAGCAGGTGGTTCGCCGCGCCTGGGTCGCGCTCGTCACCCACGTGCTCGCGGCCCTCGTCGCCAGCGCGATGGCCCCGCAGTGGACCTTCCGCTTCCTCGGGACGGCGCTGCTCATCGGCGGCATCCAGGAGGGGGTCGCCGCCCTCACTCGGTACCGCGTCTGGGCGGCGGCACGCTTCTTCATCTCGGCGGTCATCGTCGGCATCGTGATCGCTGTGCCGGTGTGGTTCGCGGGCGACATCGCGAGCCTCGCCCCCGTCGCCCGGGTCGCCGCGGTGGTGATCAGCATCCTCGGTCCGGTGGTGTGGACCGCCGTCGGCCTCGGCATCGGCTCCGGTCTGCGCGGTGCGGGCGTCGCCCGCGGTCTCTCGACGCCGAGATGA
- a CDS encoding energy-coupling factor transporter ATPase: MTTRPHPVAAPAAGDTDALLSLRAVSITHLEAAVATPSEVSFDVRPGEVVLLLGPSGSGKSTLALAMNGLIPHAVPATVEGDIRVGGTDAATAAVAELATTVGMVFQDPDAQLITGTLLDEVAFGPENLKLPVEAVLARAESALRRVGLWDRRHESPDVLSGGGRQRLAIACALAMGSPVLVLDEPTANLDPRGVDDVYAALRDVVDEGDRAIVLVEHNLDAAVGLVDRVIVLDASGCLVADGSIDAVLRGRAADLHALGVWLPTATLAALRLRRLGFTFDRLPLTPAELHAALEGAAPRVVASVPRVPGRRAGDPLVRIEGLRLSRGRTPVLHGIDLEIARGEFVAVVGANGAGKTTLVQAIAGVLRPPRGAVRVDGLDVRRADPRVLARHVGFVFQNPEHQFIATTVFDEIAHGLRRQRLDGDEVRRRTDDLLARFGLADKAGVHPFLLSGGQKRRLSVGTALVGGAELLVLDEPTFGQDRARADELLSLLDDLRAGGTTILIVTHDMQVVAEHADRVLVVDDGRLAADGPVAEVFADEALIDRVGLRPPPLREAFSGIPGLSTVARLRDLPEVRA, from the coding sequence GTGACAACTCGCCCCCACCCCGTCGCCGCGCCCGCAGCAGGTGACACCGACGCGCTGCTGAGCCTGCGCGCGGTGTCGATCACGCACCTCGAGGCCGCCGTCGCGACCCCGTCGGAGGTGAGCTTCGACGTCCGTCCCGGCGAGGTCGTGCTGCTCCTCGGCCCGAGCGGTTCGGGCAAGTCGACGCTCGCTCTCGCGATGAACGGCCTCATCCCGCACGCGGTCCCCGCCACCGTCGAGGGCGATATCCGCGTGGGCGGAACGGATGCGGCCACCGCCGCCGTCGCCGAGCTCGCGACCACGGTGGGAATGGTCTTCCAGGATCCCGACGCCCAGCTCATCACCGGCACCCTCCTCGATGAGGTCGCTTTCGGCCCCGAGAACCTGAAGCTCCCCGTCGAGGCGGTGCTCGCCCGCGCCGAGTCGGCGCTTCGACGGGTGGGATTGTGGGACCGGCGGCACGAGTCCCCCGACGTGCTGTCGGGCGGCGGTCGGCAGCGTCTCGCCATCGCGTGCGCTCTCGCGATGGGATCGCCGGTGCTCGTCCTCGACGAGCCCACCGCCAACCTCGATCCGCGCGGCGTCGATGACGTGTACGCGGCGCTGCGCGACGTCGTCGACGAGGGCGATCGCGCGATCGTCCTCGTCGAGCACAATCTCGACGCGGCGGTCGGGCTCGTCGACCGCGTGATCGTGCTGGACGCGAGCGGATGCCTCGTCGCCGACGGGTCCATCGACGCCGTGCTGCGCGGGCGCGCCGCCGACCTCCACGCGCTCGGGGTCTGGCTGCCCACGGCGACGCTCGCAGCACTTCGCCTCCGGCGCCTCGGCTTCACGTTCGACCGGCTTCCGCTCACCCCCGCCGAACTGCACGCGGCCCTGGAAGGGGCCGCGCCTCGGGTGGTGGCATCCGTCCCGCGGGTGCCGGGTCGACGTGCCGGTGATCCTCTCGTCCGCATCGAGGGGCTTCGACTGTCGCGCGGGCGAACGCCGGTGCTGCACGGCATCGACCTCGAGATCGCCCGGGGCGAGTTCGTCGCCGTCGTGGGGGCGAACGGCGCGGGCAAGACGACACTGGTGCAGGCGATCGCGGGGGTGCTGCGGCCCCCGCGTGGTGCCGTCCGCGTCGACGGTCTCGACGTGCGCCGAGCAGACCCGCGGGTGCTCGCGCGGCACGTGGGATTCGTCTTCCAGAACCCCGAGCACCAGTTCATCGCCACGACGGTGTTCGACGAGATCGCGCACGGCCTGCGGCGACAGCGTCTCGACGGCGACGAGGTGCGGCGTCGCACCGACGACCTGCTGGCCCGCTTCGGCCTCGCCGACAAGGCCGGAGTGCACCCGTTCCTGCTCTCGGGCGGGCAGAAGCGCCGCCTGTCGGTGGGCACCGCCCTCGTCGGGGGCGCGGAGCTGCTCGTGCTCGACGAACCGACCTTCGGGCAGGATCGCGCGCGCGCCGACGAACTGCTCTCGCTCCTGGACGATCTGCGCGCGGGGGGCACGACGATCCTCATCGTGACCCACGACATGCAGGTGGTCGCCGAGCACGCCGACCGCGTGCTCGTCGTCGACGACGGACGCCTCGCGGCCGACGGCCCCGTCGCCGAGGTGTTCGCCGACGAGGCCCTGATCGACCGCGTGGGGCTTCGGCCCCCGCCGCTGCGCGAGGCGTTCTCGGGGATCCCGGGGCTCTCGACGGTTGCCCGTCTCCGCGACCTTCCCGAGGTGCGCGCGTGA
- a CDS encoding energy-coupling factor transporter transmembrane component T: MATATPAAARAPRFLSVLNPLAKFAAPAPAMIALVFVRDLSTPLVFLALAYALLLLGARLTPRAAGILFALIPVAVVIVSLGFALWIDPARVAGTPEVVRLGGWALTVGALKIGLATGLRLAAIMALAFIGGLTTEGTDLVRALVQQLRLPYRIGYAALAAIRFVPRFGHELAVIRQAHRVRGARGGVVSAPARWAGYVVPLLAGAIRHAERVALAMDARAFGAHPDRTERHLVPWRRRDTVFVTAFWVVSVVVFVVLRPF; encoded by the coding sequence ATCGCGACGGCCACCCCCGCCGCGGCGCGCGCGCCCCGGTTCCTCTCGGTGCTCAACCCGCTCGCGAAGTTCGCCGCCCCCGCACCCGCGATGATCGCGCTCGTCTTCGTGCGGGACCTCTCGACCCCCCTGGTGTTCCTCGCACTCGCCTACGCCCTCCTGCTGCTCGGCGCGCGTCTCACGCCCCGGGCAGCCGGCATCCTGTTCGCCCTGATCCCGGTCGCCGTGGTGATCGTCAGCCTGGGTTTCGCGCTCTGGATCGATCCGGCCCGCGTGGCCGGGACACCCGAGGTCGTCCGCCTCGGCGGGTGGGCGCTGACCGTGGGAGCGCTGAAGATCGGTCTGGCCACAGGTCTGCGTCTCGCCGCGATCATGGCTCTCGCCTTCATCGGTGGTCTGACGACCGAGGGGACCGATCTCGTGCGCGCACTCGTGCAGCAGCTGCGTCTGCCGTACCGGATCGGGTACGCGGCCCTCGCCGCCATCCGTTTCGTCCCGCGTTTCGGACACGAGCTCGCCGTCATCCGCCAGGCGCACCGGGTGCGCGGCGCCCGCGGCGGGGTGGTGTCCGCGCCGGCGAGGTGGGCCGGGTACGTCGTCCCGCTGCTGGCCGGGGCGATCCGTCACGCCGAACGCGTCGCCCTGGCGATGGATGCCCGCGCCTTCGGCGCGCACCCCGACCGCACGGAACGGCACCTCGTCCCGTGGCGTCGACGCGACACGGTGTTCGTGACGGCGTTCTGGGTGGTGTCGGTCGTGGTGTTCGTGGTGCTGCGGCCGTTCTGA
- a CDS encoding LCP family protein: MPRRRRTVAQHAQLRSPHPLSQLAKVLAVAVTVVLVAVAGVAAYTAADLTSDYVAEAVVVENQPPVPPDLGQLEGGVNMMVVGIDACEENLNALFGERCEGPDAEGQLNDVNILLHISDAPRRVTVVSFPRDLLFEAPACDTPDGDRWGGGYVQINEIYSYGGLSCVMTAISDMSGQSVQFGAMVTFGGVIEITNAIGGVEICLASPMRDEYTAIDWPAGPRTIQGYEALQFLRTRYGVGGSDLARISNQQQYMSRLARKLVSEEVLSNPATVFRLASTGLRNVTPTQSLTNPLTLVQIASAVKDVPFDDIVFVQYPTVEASTDADRVEPNYSAAQVLWDALAANQGIEVTGDVGANDGVVAQPTPGETATPAETPEIEPGTVDPTTGAVALPESITGSTAAQQTCSNGVVN, encoded by the coding sequence ATGCCCCGGCGCCGTCGCACCGTCGCGCAACACGCTCAGCTGCGCTCCCCTCATCCTTTGAGCCAGCTCGCCAAAGTCCTCGCTGTCGCCGTCACGGTCGTGCTCGTCGCCGTCGCCGGCGTCGCGGCGTACACCGCCGCCGATCTGACCTCGGACTACGTCGCCGAAGCCGTGGTCGTCGAGAACCAGCCGCCCGTCCCGCCCGACCTCGGTCAGCTCGAGGGCGGTGTCAACATGATGGTGGTCGGTATCGACGCCTGCGAAGAGAACCTGAATGCGCTCTTCGGCGAGCGCTGCGAGGGCCCGGATGCCGAGGGCCAGCTGAACGACGTCAACATCCTGCTGCACATCTCCGACGCCCCGCGCCGGGTCACGGTCGTGTCGTTCCCGCGCGACCTGCTCTTCGAGGCGCCCGCGTGCGACACCCCGGACGGGGACCGATGGGGCGGCGGCTACGTGCAGATCAACGAGATCTACTCCTACGGCGGCCTCTCGTGCGTGATGACGGCGATCTCCGACATGAGCGGGCAGTCCGTGCAGTTCGGCGCGATGGTGACCTTCGGCGGAGTGATCGAGATCACGAACGCGATCGGCGGCGTCGAGATCTGTCTCGCCAGCCCCATGCGCGACGAGTACACCGCGATCGACTGGCCCGCCGGCCCGCGCACGATCCAGGGATACGAGGCCCTGCAGTTCTTGCGCACGCGCTACGGCGTCGGCGGAAGCGACCTCGCCCGCATCAGCAACCAGCAGCAGTACATGTCACGCCTGGCCCGCAAACTCGTCAGCGAGGAGGTGCTGTCGAACCCCGCGACGGTGTTCCGGCTGGCATCCACGGGTCTGCGCAATGTCACGCCGACGCAGAGTCTCACCAATCCGCTCACGCTCGTGCAGATTGCGTCGGCGGTCAAAGACGTGCCCTTCGACGACATCGTGTTCGTGCAGTACCCCACCGTCGAGGCCAGCACGGACGCCGATCGTGTGGAGCCGAACTACTCCGCGGCGCAGGTGCTGTGGGACGCCCTCGCGGCGAATCAGGGCATCGAGGTCACGGGCGATGTCGGGGCCAACGACGGCGTCGTCGCCCAGCCCACCCCGGGCGAGACGGCGACGCCCGCCGAGACCCCCGAGATCGAACCGGGAACAGTCGACCCGACGACGGGAGCCGTTGCACTTCCCGAGTCGATCACCGGGTCGACCGCCGCGCAGCAGACCTGCAGCAACGGCGTCGTGAACTGA
- a CDS encoding M15 family metallopeptidase, producing the protein MSPTEPTFPTRRAARAEAERQATAALAIPEAAPTRSRRATYQEPPTQGRSETRRPRERRGPAIPGRALLGTALLRRRVAVAVAGVAVIAACATAVGLAAGGAGRNATGSVNAAAPDAVAVAQGPPAVPAEGLPVPQLAAAPAAATPCDNPAFTAALASKDDGAAIAAAGGGGAFRDAVASGIAPCVSLSDPTHQWVVVNKKRPYDPVDWRPDDLVMPDGVRALEQSAMRSSAANALSTLVRAADDAGAGEIGYLSAFRSYSTQQETYAGRVAVGGVEAADRESARAGFSEHQSGLAVDIVPCRGSCGTLDDVAGSSQGAWVRDHAWEYGFVTRYVEGREDVSGYEPEAWHLRYIGPELAQAYHDGGYTTLEEFFGLPAAPTY; encoded by the coding sequence ATGAGCCCCACCGAACCGACGTTCCCGACCCGTCGCGCCGCGCGCGCGGAGGCCGAGCGTCAGGCGACGGCGGCTCTTGCGATCCCCGAGGCCGCGCCCACGCGCAGCCGACGCGCGACGTACCAGGAACCGCCCACGCAGGGCCGATCCGAGACCCGTCGCCCGCGCGAGCGCCGAGGCCCCGCCATCCCGGGCCGCGCGCTCCTCGGCACTGCGCTGCTGCGACGCCGCGTCGCCGTGGCCGTCGCGGGAGTGGCGGTGATCGCGGCCTGCGCCACCGCCGTGGGTCTCGCCGCCGGGGGAGCCGGACGAAATGCCACGGGCTCGGTCAACGCGGCCGCGCCCGACGCGGTGGCCGTCGCCCAGGGGCCGCCGGCCGTTCCGGCCGAAGGCCTCCCCGTGCCTCAGCTCGCCGCGGCCCCCGCCGCCGCGACGCCGTGCGACAACCCGGCGTTCACGGCCGCCCTGGCGTCGAAGGACGACGGTGCGGCGATCGCCGCAGCCGGAGGCGGGGGCGCGTTCCGTGACGCCGTGGCATCCGGTATCGCCCCCTGTGTGTCGCTGAGCGATCCGACGCACCAATGGGTCGTCGTGAACAAGAAGAGGCCGTACGACCCCGTTGACTGGCGCCCTGACGACCTCGTCATGCCCGACGGCGTGCGAGCACTGGAGCAGAGTGCGATGCGGTCGTCGGCGGCGAACGCCCTGTCGACCCTCGTGCGGGCGGCCGACGACGCCGGAGCGGGTGAGATCGGGTACCTCAGCGCCTTCCGTTCGTACTCCACGCAGCAGGAGACCTACGCCGGACGTGTCGCGGTAGGCGGAGTCGAGGCCGCAGACCGCGAGAGCGCCCGGGCGGGGTTCAGCGAGCACCAGTCGGGTCTCGCCGTCGACATCGTGCCGTGTCGAGGCTCGTGCGGAACGCTCGACGACGTCGCCGGCTCGTCGCAGGGCGCATGGGTCCGCGATCACGCGTGGGAGTACGGCTTCGTCACCCGCTACGTCGAGGGTCGCGAGGACGTGTCGGGGTACGAGCCCGAGGCCTGGCACCTGCGCTACATCGGTCCCGAACTCGCGCAGGCGTACCACGACGGCGGCTACACGACCCTCGAGGAGTTCTTCGGTCTGCCGGCTGCGCCCACCTATTGA
- a CDS encoding ATP-binding protein has translation MLDDDDHELMRVVGRYLKRVERLTATEAATDRTPLGVAIGEHLGVDAASVPVLTEAVPAHRLVDADIALDDLMTRSGGTLLGVTGGEQRFHSSVADLISNAYAHFSPGPVSSEMRATGPGTERRVVSFGVRLLHVGGQPVAIVQRGASPRHGESTARLEVLSPDQDAATAVIAELRRLMVDKSVLRGRVLSFVPTEYGSDAGATFLERPEVRADDIVLEDGVLERVVGHVVGVGEHRDTLRAAGQHLKRGVLLYGPPGTGKTLTVRHLLSLTPETTAVVLTGSSIRFIAAAAEIARTFPPSLVVLEDIDLVAADRGYSPQPILFEVLDALDGLEADADVAFVMTTNHVHILEEALAARPGRVDLGVEIPLPGLDARRRLFRRYAADLPLSDEALDAAAARAEGTTGSFAKELLRRTVLIAAVRGDGAAVTDADLKTALDDLLSSGAALTRLLLGARGGEGPDHVEVHHGASYEPRWGEKYDEPPSILAK, from the coding sequence ATGCTCGACGACGATGATCACGAGCTGATGCGGGTCGTCGGCCGATACCTCAAGCGTGTCGAACGGCTCACCGCGACAGAGGCGGCCACGGACCGCACGCCCCTCGGCGTCGCGATCGGCGAGCACCTGGGCGTGGATGCCGCCTCGGTACCGGTCCTGACCGAAGCGGTGCCCGCGCACCGTCTGGTCGATGCCGACATCGCACTCGACGACCTGATGACGCGAAGCGGGGGGACGCTCCTGGGCGTCACGGGAGGGGAGCAACGGTTCCACTCATCGGTCGCCGATCTCATCAGCAATGCCTACGCCCACTTCTCCCCCGGACCCGTCTCCTCCGAGATGCGCGCGACGGGGCCGGGTACCGAGCGACGCGTCGTCTCGTTCGGCGTGCGTCTGTTGCACGTCGGAGGGCAGCCTGTCGCGATCGTGCAGCGAGGCGCGTCGCCGCGCCACGGCGAGTCGACCGCGCGGCTCGAGGTGCTGAGTCCCGACCAGGACGCCGCGACGGCCGTCATCGCTGAGCTGCGCCGACTGATGGTCGACAAGAGCGTGCTCCGGGGCCGCGTGCTCTCCTTCGTACCGACCGAGTACGGCTCGGATGCCGGCGCGACGTTCCTCGAGCGCCCCGAGGTGCGGGCCGACGACATCGTGCTCGAGGACGGCGTGCTCGAGCGGGTGGTCGGCCATGTCGTCGGGGTGGGCGAGCACCGCGACACGCTGCGCGCCGCCGGCCAGCACCTCAAGCGCGGGGTTCTGCTGTACGGGCCGCCGGGCACCGGCAAGACGCTCACGGTGCGCCATCTCCTCTCCCTCACACCCGAGACCACTGCCGTCGTGCTGACAGGCTCCAGCATCCGGTTCATCGCGGCCGCAGCCGAGATCGCCCGCACGTTCCCGCCGTCGCTCGTGGTGCTGGAAGACATCGACCTCGTCGCCGCCGACCGCGGGTACTCGCCCCAGCCGATCCTCTTCGAGGTGCTGGATGCGCTCGACGGGCTCGAGGCCGACGCCGACGTGGCCTTCGTCATGACGACCAACCACGTCCACATCCTCGAGGAGGCGCTGGCCGCGCGTCCCGGCCGCGTCGACCTCGGCGTCGAGATCCCCCTTCCCGGACTCGACGCACGCCGACGCCTGTTCCGGCGGTACGCGGCCGACCTGCCGCTGTCGGATGAGGCTCTGGATGCCGCTGCCGCCCGCGCCGAGGGAACCACGGGCTCCTTCGCGAAAGAGCTCCTCCGACGCACCGTCCTGATCGCCGCGGTGCGGGGTGACGGGGCCGCGGTGACCGACGCCGACCTGAAGACGGCGCTCGACGACCTGCTCTCGTCGGGTGCGGCCCTCACCCGACTGCTCTTGGGTGCGCGTGGTGGCGAGGGGCCCGATCACGTCGAGGTCCACCACGGCGCGTCGTACGAGCCGCGCTGGGGTGAGAAGTACGACGAACCGCCTTCCATTCTTGCCAAATAA
- a CDS encoding Rv2578c family radical SAM protein: protein MRWQGQQLGVDDTAALPGMERMDGLVRSVTTPEFAGMTFHEVLCKSALNRVPGMSAMPFDWTVNPYRGCTHACSYCFARKTHEYLDLDYGADFDSQIVVKVNVAEVLRTELQRGSWAREPVMLGTNTDPYQRAEGRYRLMPGIIGALTETRTPFSVLTKGTLLRRDLPLLTDAAQQVKVSLAMSIAVFDDTLQHSIEPGTPSADARLETVRAATAAGFRVTVFLMPILPHLTDSVAVLDDALARIRAAGAARVVYGALHLRPGAKQWFLQWLEREHPHLVSSYRGLYPGVSVSAPKAYRTWLGKRMRPLLRMHRLDGWDEDDHPRGRPQPGLAARTPPASSLGPVRGTGVAASTRPRVAPASEPTLF, encoded by the coding sequence ATGAGGTGGCAGGGACAGCAACTGGGCGTGGACGACACCGCCGCGCTTCCCGGCATGGAGCGTATGGACGGGCTCGTCCGATCGGTGACCACCCCGGAGTTCGCGGGGATGACCTTTCACGAGGTGCTGTGCAAGAGCGCCCTGAACCGGGTGCCCGGCATGTCAGCCATGCCGTTCGACTGGACCGTGAACCCGTATCGGGGCTGCACGCACGCCTGCTCGTACTGCTTCGCGCGGAAGACCCACGAGTACCTCGACCTCGACTACGGCGCTGACTTCGACTCGCAGATCGTCGTGAAGGTCAATGTCGCCGAGGTGCTGCGCACCGAGCTGCAACGCGGGTCGTGGGCTCGGGAGCCCGTGATGCTCGGCACGAACACCGACCCGTACCAGCGGGCCGAGGGCCGCTACCGACTCATGCCCGGCATCATCGGGGCGCTGACCGAGACCCGGACGCCCTTCTCTGTCCTGACCAAAGGCACCCTCTTGCGGCGCGACCTCCCGCTGCTCACCGACGCCGCCCAGCAGGTGAAAGTGTCGCTCGCGATGTCGATCGCGGTCTTCGACGACACCCTGCAGCACTCGATCGAGCCCGGGACGCCGAGTGCCGACGCCCGCCTGGAGACCGTGCGGGCGGCGACAGCGGCGGGGTTCCGCGTGACGGTCTTCCTCATGCCGATCCTGCCGCACCTGACCGATTCGGTCGCCGTTCTCGACGACGCCCTGGCCCGCATCCGCGCCGCGGGCGCCGCGCGCGTCGTCTACGGAGCGCTGCACCTGCGCCCGGGTGCGAAGCAGTGGTTCCTGCAGTGGCTCGAGAGGGAGCACCCGCACCTCGTGTCGTCGTATCGGGGTCTGTATCCGGGTGTCTCGGTCTCCGCACCGAAGGCGTATCGCACGTGGCTCGGCAAACGCATGCGGCCGCTTCTGCGGATGCATCGCCTCGACGGGTGGGACGAAGACGATCACCCCCGCGGCCGTCCGCAGCCGGGACTTGCCGCGCGCACCCCGCCCGCCAGCAGCCTCGGCCCCGTCCGCGGCACCGGGGTCGCGGCATCCACGAGACCGCGCGTCGCGCCGGCGAGCGAGCCGACCCTGTTCTGA